A genomic region of Anopheles coustani chromosome 3, idAnoCousDA_361_x.2, whole genome shotgun sequence contains the following coding sequences:
- the LOC131268169 gene encoding peroxidase-like translates to MSPASTTKSSGTTIRPASSTAPPGSTTRPASTTAPSGSTTRPASTTAPSGSTTAPSGSTTRPASTTAPSGSTTRSSAGSTSATPTATTSSGSGGTTPSGGGCARSKYRTIDSSCASANNPFWGSAGQPYGRLLPPNYVDGISRPALLSNGSEYVSARTISFTVFSLDETPDPSNTLLNIFFLNAIGSDLSQPAGLNDVVSCCAAGQLVPDPPSRCFPVNVPTDDPIYGWFNITCLNYVRASTAPGQPGQALQQINEASSFIDLSFVYGTSLEQSNSLRTLSGGRLKAVRRNGVEWPVIDPAGCTWADVCYLVADRRSYQTPMSATVHLLFLREHNRLANQLKVNNPTWSDETIFQEARRINIAQYQYIVYYEYLPRVLGRENMLSKGLIIEGTGFSSDYSSFRNPSALAEFSVVQAFMQSSVTGGINFYMNDTVQSARLSDLAGNLGSLETTFEWFFAGLIKQQAALVDTSFSIELKNFMYRGTASVGQDLVALNIQQMRDFGFARYNDYRLRCGLGRLATWEAYNATQKAPCIKTIARLQSLYGTVDDLDVFVGGAFEDPLPGSLLGPTFSCLFQEQVLAARTGDRYFFELGGQDGSFTAAQLAEIRKIKLSKLMCNSFPTTLNIQADVLSPISDTNPVVACSSLPGVNLNFFV, encoded by the exons ATGAGTCCTGCTTCCACTACAAAATCTTCAGGCACCACTATAAGACCTGCTTCCTCTACAGCACCTCCTGGATCCACTACAAGACCTGCCTCCACCACAGCACCTTCTGGCTCCACTACAAGACCTGCCTCTACTACAGCACCTTCTGGCTCTACCACAGCACCTTCTGGCTCCACTACAAGACCGGCCTCCACTACAGCACCTTCTGGCTCCACTACAAGATCGTCTGCCGGCTCGACTTCTGCCACGCCCACTGCGACGACATCGAGCGGATCAGGAGGAACAACCCCGTCTGGTGGTGGCTGTGCACGGTCGAAATATCGTACAATAGATTCCAGTTGTGCCAGCGCCAACAACCCATTCTGGGGTAGTGCTGGCCAGCCTTATGGTAGGCTGCTACCACCAAATTATGTAGACGGTATCTCTCGCCCGGCATTATTGTCAAACGGAAGTGAATACGTCAGTGCCAGGACCATCTCCTTTACTGTGTTCTCGTTAGACGAAACCCCGGATCCATCGAACACATTGTTGAACATTTTCTTCCTTAATGCGATCGGTAGCGATCTAAGCCAACCAGCTGGATTGAACGATGTGGTGTCGTGCTGTGCCGCTGGACAGTTAGTACCTGATCCCCCTAGTCGATGCTTTCCGGTAAACGTTCCCACGGATGATCCCATCTATGGCTGGTTTAACATAACGTGTCTCAATTATGTACGGGCATCTACAGCCCCTGGTCAACCAGGCCAGGCGTTACAGCAGATCAACGAAGCGAGCAGCTTTATCGATCTATCTTTCGTATATGGTACGAGTTTGGAACAGAGTAACAGTTTGCGCACGCTCTCGGGAGGCCGATTAAAGGCAGTGCGGCGCAATGGAGTCGAATGGCCTGTAATCGATCCGGCCGGATGCACGTGGGCCGATGTTTGCTATCTGGTTGCGGACAGGCGTAGCTATCAGACCCCAATGTCCGCAACCGTACACTTGCTGTTTCTTCGGGAACACAATCGTCTAGCCAACCAGCTGAAAGTGAACAATCCTACTTGGAGTGACGAAACTATTTTTCAAGAGGCAAGGCGTATCAATATAGCCCAGTACCAGTACATTGTCTACTACGAATACCTGCCACGTGTTTTGGGCCGGGAGAACATGCTTAGCAAAGGTTTAATAATCGAAGGTACCGGTTTCTCGTCCGATTACAGTTCCTTCAGAAATCCTTCTGCACTAGCCGAGTTTAGTGTGGTGCAAGCATTTATGCAATCGTCTGTGACTGGCGGTATAAA CTTCTACATGAACGATACCGTACAGTCGGCGCGATTAAGCGACTTGGCCGGCAACCTAGGTTCCCTCGAAACGACATTTGAATGGTTCTTTGCAGGATTAATAAAACAGCAGGCTGCACTAGTGGACACAAGCTTCagcattgaattgaaaaacttcATGTACCGCGGAACTGCCAGCGTAGGACAGGATTTGGTTGCCCTGAACATACAACAGATGCGTGATTTCGGTTTTGCGCGATATAACGACTACCGGCTACGTTGCGGTTTGGGTCGGTTAGCCACGTGGGAAGCGTACAATGCAACGCAGAAGGCACCGTGCATCAAAACGATCGCGCGGCTCCAATCGCTATACGGGACCGTTGACGATCTCGACGTGTTCGTGGGTGGTGCATTTGAGGATCCCCTGCCCGGATCGTTGCTAGGCCCCACGTTTTCCTGCCTATTCCAGGAACAGGTTCTCGCAGCACGTACTGGTGATCGATATTTCTTCGAGCTTGGAGGTCAGGACGGAAGCTTCACTGCCGCCCAGTTGGCAGAAATTCGAAAGATAAAACTGTCCAAGCTGATGTGCAATTCGTTCCCGACGACGTTGAATATACAGGCGGATGTATTGAGTCCCATCTCTGATACGAACCCGGTGGTGGCATGCAGTAGTCTTCCTGGCGTTAATCTTAACTTTTTTGTATGA